The Mycolicibacterium lutetiense genome window below encodes:
- a CDS encoding ArsR/SmtB family transcription factor: MSKSSDPIDDACCPPGALLREPLSAAQATDMAVKLKALADPVRLQLFSAIASRAGGEACVCDISAGVEVSQPTVSHHLKVLRDAGLLTSQRRASWVYYAVIPEALASLTVLLGVDAAAGVPA, translated from the coding sequence ATGTCGAAATCATCGGATCCCATCGACGACGCGTGCTGCCCACCCGGGGCACTGCTGCGTGAACCCCTCTCGGCGGCGCAGGCCACCGACATGGCGGTCAAGCTCAAGGCCCTGGCCGATCCGGTCCGCCTTCAGTTGTTCTCGGCGATCGCCAGCCGCGCCGGCGGCGAAGCCTGTGTCTGCGACATCTCGGCCGGGGTGGAGGTCTCCCAACCCACGGTGAGCCATCACCTCAAGGTGCTGCGCGATGCGGGCCTGCTGACCTCACAGCGCCGGGCGTCGTGGGTCTATTACGCGGTGATACCCGAAGCGCTGGCCAGCCTGACCGTGCTGCTCGGCGTTGATGCGGCAGCGGGGGTGCCGGCATGA
- the arsB gene encoding ACR3 family arsenite efflux transporter, whose translation MTDTATTSTPVVGKLSTLDRFLPVWIGAAMVAGLLLGRWIPGLNTALEKVAIDGISLPIALGLLIMMYPVLAKVRYDRLDTVTGDRKLLLSSLLLNWVLGPALMFALAWLLLPDLPEYRTGLIIVGLARCIAMVIIWNDLACGDREAAAVLVALNSIFQVIMFAVLGWFYLSVLPGWLGLEQTTISTSPWQIAKSVLIFLGIPLAAGYLSRRIGEKAKGRDWYESTFLPRIGPWALYGLLFTIVILFALQGEQITNRPLDVVRIALPLLAYFAIMWGGGYLLGTILDLGYERTTTLAFTAAGNNFELAIAVAIATYGATSGQALAGVVGPLIEVPVLVALVYVSLALRKRFGHHTSQHLPATGSTTRTEPTP comes from the coding sequence ATGACCGACACCGCCACGACGTCAACACCGGTGGTCGGTAAGCTCTCCACCCTGGATCGGTTCCTGCCGGTCTGGATCGGTGCCGCCATGGTCGCCGGCCTGCTGCTGGGCCGCTGGATCCCGGGTTTGAACACCGCACTGGAAAAGGTTGCGATCGACGGGATTTCACTGCCCATAGCCCTCGGTTTGTTGATCATGATGTACCCGGTCCTGGCCAAGGTGCGCTACGACCGCCTCGACACCGTCACCGGCGACCGCAAACTGCTGCTCTCCTCGCTGCTGCTGAACTGGGTGCTCGGCCCGGCGTTGATGTTCGCGCTGGCCTGGCTGCTGCTACCGGACCTGCCCGAATACCGCACCGGCCTGATCATCGTCGGGCTGGCCCGCTGCATCGCCATGGTCATCATCTGGAACGACCTGGCCTGCGGCGACCGAGAAGCCGCCGCCGTGCTGGTCGCATTGAACTCGATCTTCCAGGTCATCATGTTCGCCGTGCTGGGCTGGTTCTATCTCTCAGTGCTGCCCGGCTGGCTCGGCCTGGAACAAACCACCATTTCGACATCACCGTGGCAGATCGCCAAGTCGGTGCTCATCTTCCTCGGCATCCCCCTGGCCGCCGGCTACCTGTCGCGCCGCATCGGCGAAAAGGCAAAAGGCCGCGACTGGTATGAGTCGACGTTCCTGCCCAGGATCGGGCCGTGGGCGCTCTACGGGTTGCTATTCACCATCGTGATTCTCTTTGCCCTGCAAGGCGAACAGATCACCAACCGGCCCCTGGACGTAGTCCGCATCGCGCTGCCCCTGCTGGCGTATTTCGCGATCATGTGGGGTGGGGGCTACCTGCTCGGCACCATCTTGGATCTCGGCTACGAGCGCACCACCACCCTGGCATTCACCGCCGCGGGCAACAACTTCGAACTGGCCATCGCGGTGGCCATCGCCACATACGGCGCCACCTCCGGACAAGCACTGGCCGGCGTGGTCGGGCCGCTGATCGAGGTGCCGGTCCTGGTCGCCCTGGTCTATGTCTCCCTGGCGCTACGCAAACGGTTCGGCCACCACACCTCCCAACACCTCCCCGCCACTGGCTCGACGACCAGAACGGAACCCACCCCATGA